The sequence TCTTGATTTGGGAATATTATACCAATTGAGTTACCAACTTCTACATCTTTTGGATTTTTAGATGTTCTTAGAAGTCCTATATAATAAGTATTCATAACAGCATATGGAGCTACGCCAGATACCATCTGTCTAGCTTGGTCTCTATCGCCACCTTTTGGAGGCATTGCTAAATTATCCAATACTCCTTTAGCCCATTTTTTAGCCTCTTCTTTGCCATCATTTGCAATAATTGAAGCAAGTAAAGTTTTAGAGTATGGAGCTGTAGCGCTTCTTACTAAGATTTTACCTTTTAGTTCAGGTTTTGCTAAATCTTCATAATTTTTTACTAAATTTGGATCGATTTTAGCATTTTTATCATATGCGATAATTCTTGCTCTTTTAGTAATAGCAAACCACATATCATCTTTATCTCTTAAATTTGGAGCTATTGTATCTTTTAGAAATTTAGAATCTACTGGGGATAATACATTTGCATTTTTAGCCTCAGTCAAATTTGAAACATCGGCAGTTATAAATATATCTGCTGGAGAATTCTTGCCTTCTAATTGCAATCTTTTAATTAGCTCAGGCGCTCTTGCAGTTGTGTGATTTATCTTAATGCCAGTTTGAGCCTCAAATTTTTTATATATCTCAAAGTCAGCATCATAGTGTCTAGCTGAATATATATTGAGTTCAGCTGATACCAAAGTCGTAGCACTAAGTAGTGCAGCTATGATAATCTTTCTCATCATTTTCTCCTGAAATTTAATTTTAATAGCGAAATATTAGCTCTAAGAAGTAAATATTCTGTAAATGATAATAGTTATTAATTTCTATTGAATTAAATTTGGGCCAATAATTATTAAATTTAAATATAGCTTGAAATAAAATTTTAAATCAAAATTATAATAAAGTGTTACTAAATTACACATTTTTATAAATTTTTTACTGAATTTAGGCTTAAATTTATTAAATTTGAGATATTGCTGATATAATGCAATTTTAAATAATTTCATAATAAAGGTTAACAGATGTCTAATCCAAACATCCCTGTTGACAAGCAGACAAATGCTGTACAAATCATCGGCTTAATCGGTGGTGTTATAGCTGCTATGCTTGTTTACTACATAATGCCTAGCAATGCTGGCGAGATAGCCTTAGCAGCCGCAAATGGCAAAACACTCAATGTAAATGCTCTTCCCATAGTTGCCGCTGTGGCTGTTTTAATGGGTATATGGTGGATGACTGAGGCTATCGCACTTCCTGCTACGGCTCTTCTTCCAATGGTTTTATTCCCTATTCTTGGTGTTGATACATTTAAAAACGCCGCCGCTCCATACGCAAGTGATACTATATATCTATTCATGGGTGGTTTCGTTTTAGCCCTTGCTATGCAAAAATGGAATCTCCATACTCGTATTGCTCTTGGCATTGTACTTTTAGTAGGTACTAGCCCTAAACGCCTTGTGGCTGGATTTATGATAGCTACTGGCTTTATGTCTATGTGGGTTAGCAATACTGCAACTGCTGTTATGATGCTTCCAGTTGGTCTTTCTGTTCTTCATTTAGTAAGTAAATTAACCGGTAAAGAAGATGGCACAGTAGAAGGCGATTTAAAACACCTTGATGAAGTAAGCCGCAAAGGCACTCAAGGCGGATTTGCAAGTGCTGTTATCCATAAAGGAAAAGATGTAGTAAGTGAAATAAAAGACAAAACCGCAGCCTATACTTCAAATTTCGGTATTGCTTTAATGCTTGGTATAGCTTATGCTGCATCTGTTGGCTCTCTTGGCACTATTATCGGCACTCCGCCAAATGCGCTTTTAGTAGCTCATATGAAAAATGAATTTGGTATCGAAATTGGCTTTGGCGAGTGGATGTTGATGGGTGTTCCTCTATCTATTATTATGCTGATTGCTTGTTGGGCGCTTTTGGTTTATGTATTATTTAAACCTGAAATTAATGAGATTCCAGGCGGTAGAGAGGTTATTCATGCAGAATACAAAAAACTAGGTTCAATGAGTAGAGCTGAGTGGCTAGTAGGTGGCGTATTTGTCTTGGCTGCGCTTTGTTGGATATTCCTTGGATTTATATTTAAACACTATGGAATTAAAGTCGCTAGTTTGGATTCTGTTATTGCTATGAGTGTTGCTGTGTTGCTCTTTATAATTCCAGCAAATTCAAATCATGAGAGATTGATAGATTGGAATACGGCTAAAAAATTACCGTGGGATATCTTAATCTTATTTGGTGGTGGTCTAGCGCTTTCAGCTCAATTTAGTAAAACTGGTCTTAGCTTATGGATTGGAAATCAAGTATCAGCCCTTGGATTTATGCCAATTATATTAATTATATTAATTGTTACAGCTCTTGTTATATTCTTAACAGAGATCACATCAAACACAGCTACAGCTGCTGCATTCTTACCAGTAATTGCTGGTGTGGCGATCGGTCTAGGATACGAAGGACAAAATATAATGCTATTTACAGTTCCAGTTGCTCTTGCTGCTACTTGTGCATTTATGTTACCAGTAGCTACTCCACCAAATGCTATTGCCTATGGTTCTGGCTATGTCAAAATCAGCAATATGATCAAAGCTGGTTTATGGTTAAATATAATAGGTGTATTCCTAATCACACTAACAGTTGTATTCCTTGCAACTACAGTATTTGGACTAAGCTTATAATCCTTTTAGCTAGGCGAATTCGCCTAGCTACCTCATCTAAATTTAATACACTTTTTAAATCCAAAATTATTATCAACATAATTTTAATATTTATAAATTACATATTGTAATAAATATACAAATTTAATTAATAAAATTTGATAATTTCAATAATCATTTAGAAAAAAATATGATATAATTATGAATTACATAATTTATATTAACATTATAAAAAATTAATAAGCATGGAAAGATTAAGATATGAAAATTTTACTTTGTATCTTTGTATTTGTTATAATAGGCTTTGCAAAGTGCCAACTAGTGCAAAAACCTAGTAATGATATAAATAGCGTAGATGTTAGCCAAACACAAATAGCATATAGTAATCTAAAAAATTTATATATAGCAGATCTTAAAACCTACAAAATCCTATCTCAAATAGATATAAAATCTGATAAAATCAATGTAATTAAATTTAATAATCTAAATCTTATAATTGGCCTAGATAGTGGTTATGCTATACAAATTAACCCAAAAGGGGTTAAATCAATTCTAATTGACCCGACAAAAACCAATATAATAGATGGCATTACATCTATAAATTTTATCAAAGATAAGATTATATTTACTCTTGGCAATGCAACTTTAATAATCTATGATACAATTAATAATATATATAAAAAATCAAATTTAAACCTAAACTCAAAGATAACTGCTACACATATAATTGACAACGCTCTTTATATCGCTAGTTTTGATAGAAATATATATAAAGTTGAATTAGATACGATAACAATCAACAAAATTATGCAAACATCAAATTTACCAACTGCAATGATAGATTTAAATCAAGAACTAATCATAGGACTAATAGATGGCAATATAATCTATAAAAATAAAATTTATAAAATCTCAAACAACCAAATAAGCACAATAAAAATTTATAAAGATAATATTTATATTGGCGATTGGGATTCAAATTTATATATTTATGATTTTAATTTAAATTTAAAAAATAGTACAAAAATCGGCTATGATTCAATTCTGGATATATTTATTAGTAAAAATAGCCAAGTTGCACTATGGAATAGTGCTATTTTTTCTTGTAATTTTGGTATTGAGTAATTGATACAAATTTTATAAAAGGAGAGCTTTATGTATAGTTTTATCAAAAAGCCATTAGTGCTTGGCGCTGGCTTATGCTTAGGCTTATCTAGCCTTTTTGGTGCTAGTGAGCTTGAAACTATCATGAAAGAGCGAAACTTGAGTGAAAAAGATGTCTTAGCAGCAGCTAAAACATATCAACCAAGTGGTCGCAAAGATGAGTATATCGTCTTTAGTTCTGGCGGTCAAAGTGGCCAAGTAATCGTATATGGCGTCCCATCTATGAGAATTTACAAATATATAGGTGTATTTACTCCAGAGCCATGGCAAGGTTATGGCTATGATAGCGAGAGTAAGGCTGTATTAAAAGGCGGTGCTATTAGAGGCAAGGAAATCACATGGGGTGATACTCACCACCCAAATTTCACTGAAAAAAATGGCGAATATGTGGGCGATTATCTATTTATCAACGATAAAGCAAACCCAAGAACAGCTGTAATCAATCTTCATGATTTTGAAACCACTCAAATCGTGGTAAATCCAATCATGAAAAGCGAACACGGTGGAAGTTTTGTTACTCCAAATACAGAGTATGTAATCGAAGCTAGCCAATACGCAGCTCCATTAGATAATAATTATCATCCAATCGAAGAGTACGAGTCTGTATATAGAGGTGCGATTACATTTTGGAAATTTGATTATCCAAAAGGTAAAATTGATGAAAAAGCTTCATTTTCACTTGAGCTTCCTCCATATATGCAAGACTTAAGTGACGCTGGTAAGGGCGAATCAATGGGTTGGGCATTTACAAATAGCTTTAACTCAGAGATGTATACAGGTGGTATAGAAAAAGGCTTACCACCATTTGAAGCTGGTATGAGTAGAAATGATACTGACTACATGCATATGTATAACTGGCAAATTCTAGAAAAACTAGCAAAAGATCCTAAAAATTACAAAGTAATTAATAACCACAGAGTTATTCCTATTAGTGTAGCTGTAGCTAATAATGCACTATTTTTAGTTCCAGAACCAAAATCTCCACATGGTGTAGATGTAAGCCCTGATGGTAGATATATCCTAGTAGGCGGTAAGTTAGATACTCACGCTAGCGTATATGACTTTAGAAAGATAAAAGCTTTAATAGATAAAAAAGAATTTGCAGGTAAAGATCCTTTTGGAATTCCAATCTTAGATATGCAAAAATCTTTGCATGGTCAAGTAGAACTAGGCCTTGGACCACTTCACAACTCTTTTGATTCTAAAGATGGCGTTGTTTATACCTCACTATATGTAGATAGTCAAATCGTAAAATGGGATTATAAAAAGTTAAAAACTCTAGATAGAGTAAATGTCCATTACAATATCGGCCACCTTGATACTATGGAAGGTAAATCTGCTAAACCTGTTGGCAAATACGCTTTAGCTCTTGATAAATTATCAATCGATAGATTTAATCCAGTAGGCCCACTTCATCCACAAAATCACCAATTAATCGATATAACTGGTGCAAAAATGGAGCTAATCTATGATATGCCAATTCCTCTTGGTGAACCTCATGATGTTATCTCAATTGCAGCTAGTAAATTAAAACCTGCAATGACATACAAAATGGGTACAAACTCAAGAACAGGTGAGCAATCAGTCGGTATGACTCTAGCCGGTCAAGAGAGAGTCGAGAGAAATGGCAAAAATGTAACTGTATATGCTACTCTTGTTAGAAGCCATATAAATCCTGAGCATATAGAAGTAAATAAAGATGATAATGTTACTATCTATCTAACTAACTTAGAAAGAGCTCAAGATGAGACTCACGGCTTTGCAATTGATTTATATAATGTTCATGCATCTATAGAGCCTGGTAAAACTGCAAGCGTGAATTTCAAAGCTGATATGGAAGGCGTATTCCCTTACTACTGCACTGAGTTTTGTTCTGCTTTGCATCTAGAGATGATGGGATATCTATATGTAAAAGATCCTAAGAAAAAATATGAATCAGTCAAAAAAGCAAAACTAAAAGAGTTAAGCCCAGCTCAATTAGAAGCTGAATACAAAAAAGTAATCGCTACAAATAAAGCAACTGATGATGTTATCCAAAGCGTTGTTAAATTCTTAAAAGAGAAACACTTTGAGAAATATCCAAAAGTCAAACAACTTGTTGAAGATGCACTAGATCAATATGGCAAAATTCCTGAAGTAAAAGCAAAAGCTGATGAAGCCTATAAAAAAGGCGATGTCAATGGTGCTATTCTTTGGGAGTATCAAGTATGGCAATATATGGTTAAAACTGCTGATGTTGGTCTAAGAGCTAAAAACAACCTAAC is a genomic window of Campylobacter devanensis containing:
- the nosZ gene encoding Sec-dependent nitrous-oxide reductase, which produces MYSFIKKPLVLGAGLCLGLSSLFGASELETIMKERNLSEKDVLAAAKTYQPSGRKDEYIVFSSGGQSGQVIVYGVPSMRIYKYIGVFTPEPWQGYGYDSESKAVLKGGAIRGKEITWGDTHHPNFTEKNGEYVGDYLFINDKANPRTAVINLHDFETTQIVVNPIMKSEHGGSFVTPNTEYVIEASQYAAPLDNNYHPIEEYESVYRGAITFWKFDYPKGKIDEKASFSLELPPYMQDLSDAGKGESMGWAFTNSFNSEMYTGGIEKGLPPFEAGMSRNDTDYMHMYNWQILEKLAKDPKNYKVINNHRVIPISVAVANNALFLVPEPKSPHGVDVSPDGRYILVGGKLDTHASVYDFRKIKALIDKKEFAGKDPFGIPILDMQKSLHGQVELGLGPLHNSFDSKDGVVYTSLYVDSQIVKWDYKKLKTLDRVNVHYNIGHLDTMEGKSAKPVGKYALALDKLSIDRFNPVGPLHPQNHQLIDITGAKMELIYDMPIPLGEPHDVISIAASKLKPAMTYKMGTNSRTGEQSVGMTLAGQERVERNGKNVTVYATLVRSHINPEHIEVNKDDNVTIYLTNLERAQDETHGFAIDLYNVHASIEPGKTASVNFKADMEGVFPYYCTEFCSALHLEMMGYLYVKDPKKKYESVKKAKLKELSPAQLEAEYKKVIATNKATDDVIQSVVKFLKEKHFEKYPKVKQLVEDALDQYGKIPEVKAKADEAYKKGDVNGAILWEYQVWQYMVKTADVGLRAKNNLTKALATPMTAVQSRGEEAYLKGGCNGCHVIGQVSSGPDLTGVLLRHENAEQWVFDFIKDPASKYEEDYVKAMINFFNLRMPNQHMTDQEIKDIIEYLKWIDENAGLY
- a CDS encoding Fe(3+) ABC transporter substrate-binding protein, encoding MRKIIIAALLSATTLVSAELNIYSARHYDADFEIYKKFEAQTGIKINHTTARAPELIKRLQLEGKNSPADIFITADVSNLTEAKNANVLSPVDSKFLKDTIAPNLRDKDDMWFAITKRARIIAYDKNAKIDPNLVKNYEDLAKPELKGKILVRSATAPYSKTLLASIIANDGKEEAKKWAKGVLDNLAMPPKGGDRDQARQMVSGVAPYAVMNTYYIGLLRTSKNPKDVEVGNSIGIIFPNQDGRGAHINVSGIAMTASSKNQEAAKKFMEFMLSKEVQSMLTNINYEYPARSDVEPSDVVKSFGKFKEDSIEVSKIADNVKDAVLIYDEVGFR
- a CDS encoding DASS family sodium-coupled anion symporter, translating into MSNPNIPVDKQTNAVQIIGLIGGVIAAMLVYYIMPSNAGEIALAAANGKTLNVNALPIVAAVAVLMGIWWMTEAIALPATALLPMVLFPILGVDTFKNAAAPYASDTIYLFMGGFVLALAMQKWNLHTRIALGIVLLVGTSPKRLVAGFMIATGFMSMWVSNTATAVMMLPVGLSVLHLVSKLTGKEDGTVEGDLKHLDEVSRKGTQGGFASAVIHKGKDVVSEIKDKTAAYTSNFGIALMLGIAYAASVGSLGTIIGTPPNALLVAHMKNEFGIEIGFGEWMLMGVPLSIIMLIACWALLVYVLFKPEINEIPGGREVIHAEYKKLGSMSRAEWLVGGVFVLAALCWIFLGFIFKHYGIKVASLDSVIAMSVAVLLFIIPANSNHERLIDWNTAKKLPWDILILFGGGLALSAQFSKTGLSLWIGNQVSALGFMPIILIILIVTALVIFLTEITSNTATAAAFLPVIAGVAIGLGYEGQNIMLFTVPVALAATCAFMLPVATPPNAIAYGSGYVKISNMIKAGLWLNIIGVFLITLTVVFLATTVFGLSL